gtgctAACAAttaacacaacccaaggatgagCCTACAAGtgccgccacacattctggcaccaatacAACATGCCCATCAGCTTCGGCTACTGACATAACGGTTGACAGCTCTGGCCACCAGACTACCGAGGTATACGGAGGCACGACTAGGAACCGCAAGGATACAGCGCCAAGCCCTCAAGctcccaggcctctggtagaggacgcaagattgagggaaaaatacacatacacaccacccatGAGGGGTGAGAAAAAAAAGTTATATataaaataagtagtgccaaaaaaaaagagcaagatGGACTGTTCACaactctgatggtggaggagaagctgttccttaaacattgagtgtgtgtctccaggctcctgtacctcctccctgttagtagtaatgagaagagggcttgtcctggatggtggtggtccttaatgatggatgccactctcCTGAGGGATCAACTTTTAACGATGAAGCTggcgaggctagtgcccatgatggagctggttgagtttacaaccctctgcagcatcTTCCGATCCTGTGTGGTGGCCGCTCCATATTAGACAGTGAAGcaacctatcagaatgctctccacacagTACGTCTGTAGGAATTTTTGTTAAGAGTCTTTGGTGGCGTATCAAATCGTGCTTACAACTTTTAATTTAGTAAACTAGGTTTCATATCCTCCTTGCATTATGGCAGTAACGCTTGGCTGTCTGCTGTTGTGTTTCTCAGGGAACTGCCCGACGGAGCACATTACCTGGCATGTGACTTGGACTCTGCACTAGATCTGCTGGACTCTTCAGATCTGCAGGAGAAAGTGGACCTAGTCTGGATAATCGGGGGCAGTGCTCTCTATAAGGTACTGTGTAAAACTTGTACTGCTCTATCTATAATCATCAGATCTTCCAGAAACTACACGGCTAACTTCAACATCTTTACAGCCAGCTACGTGCAAGTTATTACTGCTGCAATTTGTTGCAGGTTTATtattttatagttttttattatttagctatatagtgtggaataggcccttcctttGAGCTGCGCCGCCGCAGGAAGCCCAACaactccaatttaaccctaacctaattacaggacaacttATAATAACCAAAAAACATactcagtatgtctttggactgtgggaggaaaccagagtacccagggaAACTTGTGCATTCCTCGGGCAgggcatacagagactccttagagAAGATACCAGGATTATTCCAATTGTTATCTGATACCTGATAATGTCCTTTGGGATGGGCTACTGTTGAATGAGGCAGActaagaaaatatgaaaatgagacAACTCAAGGATAAAGGTGTGGGTGGGGGACATTTGCTTGGACGTGAAGGAATCggggataatcctgggaactaGACCAGTGATTCTcacgtcagtggtagggaagttactggaaagGATTCTTTGGGATAGgaattatgagcatttggaaaaccatggcctaattagggagaggcaGCATAGCTTTTTGcggggcaagtcatgtcttacttgATGGAGTTTTTTTAACATGGTGATGAGGGTGACTGATGGATGTAGAACTGTGTTTttcagtaaggtgtttgacaaggtccctcatgggaggttcatccagaagattaagatgcatgggatccatggtgaattggccgtttgggttcagaactggcttgcccatagggTACAGAAGGTAGTGGTCAAAGCGACTTATTCTTGCTGgaagtctgtgattagtggtggtctgcagtctgtactgggaccccaACTGTTTGTCATGTATATAAGTGGCCTGAATGAAAATATAGGTGGGTTGTTtaccagatggcagaggggaagaagctgttcctaaaacgtggagtgtgtgtctttagactCTTCTACCTCCTCCgagatggaagcaatgagaagaaggcatgtcctgggtgtagAGACACTTCtgtgtctttttgaggcatcctcttttgaagatatcctcgatgctgagggggctagtgcccatgatggggctggcttAATTTGATCATCATTCTAATAACGCTATATGTTTACAACAgatacaagaaagtctgcagatgctggaaatccaaagcaacacacacaaaatgctagagaaccTCAGGaggtcagtcctgaagaagtgtcacagcccaaaacgtcgactgactcttttccattgaagttgccctggcctgctgagttcctccggcattttgtgtgtgttgctttgtttaTCACAGTTGCTTGGTTTACTAGAGCCAAGGGGGGCAGTTtttgaaatgagagacaatgccTTTCgtttaaatttttatttatgCTTCCTATTAGATCTATAGTTGGCAGCTGTAACTAGCTGGAACAGTCTTTGCTACACCTTTATGCAGTTATCTTGGGCACCCGTTTTCACGGTAACGCTTCTAATCGAATTGTGGCTTTAATGCTTACAAAAAACATTCATTTTAATGAACTCTTAAAATTGTCTTTTCCCAATTTTATTTAAATTCCCTGGTTTTTGCATAAAGCCATCAGCCAAATGGCTACAAAGGAAACTGACTTTTAAAGATAAAAGGATTGCATTTTGTAATTTGTTTTCTGTCTATGATCCCTTTGTCCACATCCATGACTAATCACTTTGATGTTCTCTATTGTGCCTTCCATGAGCTGGCTGCCTAACTTAAGCAGTCTATTGGTTTGGATTGATATTGAATTAAAAGATCATTGCATGCAGTCGGACCTTGCTTTTGATGAGGTGAAAGCTGCTCATTTCAAAAGAAATGTATAATTGTTAAGTCATTTGGATTGCAAATGGACAACAAAGACAGTGTGAGAAAGCActgcactcaaaatgctggaggaactcagcaggacaggcagcgtccagtggaaaagagtgaatagttgacgtttcaggctgagacccctcgtcagacccaaaacatcaactgtgcactcttttccatagatgttgcctgacctactgagttcctccagcatcctgtgtgtgttgctctggatttccagtgtctgcacatTTTCTCGAGTTTATGAGAAAACAACTCTCAGTATTGCAGTAAAACCCAGTTCCCTACTCGCTCTAAATCCTTCTGCCCCTAATTAGTGACACTACCAGTACTGTATCTCCTGTAAGTGATTTGATGTACAAAAGAATCCAGAGAAATTGAGCTTTAgtgcacacaaaaatgctggaggaactcagcaggtcaggcagccatgTATGGAAATGttttgggccgtgacccttcatcgggactgagaaggaaggatgccagagttaaaaggtggggggaggggagggcaatagatgaagccaggtgggtgggaaagatcaagggctggaaaggaaggaatttgACAGGAGTCAGGCCAttgaaggaggggacccaggggagtgataggcaggtgagaagcaaAAGATCAACGTGAAGAATAGAgtcagaacattacagcacagaaacaggctcttcagcccatctagaccatgttGAACTATTATTGTACCTTGTCCCATTGACCATTTCCTCTTCCTCTGCCAAGAGCTTTaaagaaaagattttttttaaacattgatCAAGGGCTATAACCATAACTTTGGCTAAACTCTGGTGTTTTGGGAGGAAGGAAGAGAGGATAATCCATTCTGTATTTTTTATCTGCAGTGTATAAAAATCTAGGAATATTTTATACTGCAGCAGCAAGTTGTCTTTATTTAAATTTCAAATTGAGTCTACAATATGGTTGTAGAATAATCATGCTTATCCGTGAAGTTTCCTTTTATCTGGATTTGTACAACCTTGAGCAGCCACTTTTGCAGTCAGTCACCTTTCAATCAAACATTGACAAACAATGAATACACATACAGCAGCTTTGATTGCAAAGCAGCATCTAAATCCAGCTAGTAAAACTGTGCTTTAACACAGAAATTCCAGTCCATCCCAGTGTCCTTCAAAGCCTGATAATGACTTCACGACAGTGGAAACTACATTTGTGTTGATTTATTGTTGTCAAACGTATCAAGAAACAGTgaagagcttgtcttgcatactgttcgtacagatcagatcattacacagtgtattggggtagaacaaggtaaaacaaaaagaaggcttaaaagctacagagaaagtgtgcacacacaaagctggaggaactcagcaggccaggcagcatctatggaaaagagtaagcagtcgacgtttcaggccgagacccttcagcagtataggagagaaagtgcagtgctggcaaatgataaagtgcaagaggTAAAGTAAAAGTGCTTCATCTTCTGTGTTAGTTCCCTGTAGAGCAGAGAGACCGAGGGGTACAGGAACTTGGTTCCCTGGAAGTGACAAAACGGTGGTGAAGGAAGCATTGGTATGTTTGCCTGCTgtcattgagtacaagagttggcaTGGGTTATGCTCTACAAGACATCGGTAAAGTCCCATATGAAGTACTGTCTGCCGTTCTAGTTGCCCTGTAGGAAGGACGTCATCaaactggagagagtgcaaaagaaatttgcaaggatgtgaCCAAGACTGGAGGGCttgctataaggagaggctgggacCTTTTTCCCTGGAGTATAGGAGGTTGAGGGGTGTAGGTGAAGCAAATAGCCAAAGCCTTTTCCCCAAGGTAGGGAATCCTAAAACCAGAGGGTATGGTTTAAAATGAGAGTGGAAAGATTTCAAAAGGACTTGAGGGCCACCTTtctcacagagtggtgagtgtttgCATCTGGAGAAAGTGATACTGGTGAGTACAATTACaccatttaaaagatatttgaatGGTTATGTGGATAAGAAAGGCTTAGACTctaagcaggggtttccaaccttttttatgccatggacccctgccattaacGGAGCGGTCCatagatcccaggttgggaacccctggtttagaggggtaTGGACCCagtgcaggcaaataggactagcttagatAGGCAACTTGGTCAGTTTGGATGTGCTGGCCCAGACAGCTTATTTATGTGCCATGTGCCTCTCTGACTCTTAATTTTGGGTTGTACTTCACTGGCTGTGAACGATCTGGAATATTTTGTGTTCATGAACGGCCGTACACAAGTTTATTTTTGCTGTAGTGGTTATTcgtcttgctttttttttttgggTTGATGCAGACCTTGGCCTTGACATGTGGGCCTGGCTGGGACGATTGGCCTGCAGATGCGAACTCAATCTCTCCCTGTGCACAGCACCACAACTCAaggtgctgggggaactcagcaggccaggcagcatctgtgaaaaggaatagtcaatgatttggacccttcatcaggacatctcCCAATGCAGCAAGCCTCAATCCCCCTGCTGTGCAAAGATCCTCAATGTCATAGGTTGCATAAGGGAGCCTTCAATCAACGAGAATGTCAGGTTGGAGGGGGGGAAATGACTCGTCCAAAAAGAGTTTCGGCATCCAATGTAGATAGTTTTGTTACTTTAAGTAGGTTTTTTTTATTTACAAgtgaacctgaagacccacaagtGTCAGGGAGTTGATTATAATTTGTTTGAATGCTCTATTAATCTTATGTTTGTTAAGTGATTACACTTGTaaaatggaaacagcaatgccaaAGAATGGAAGAGCAGTACTACAAATAAAGATCGTCTGTCTGGGAGCCTTCGTGCTTCACCATGGCCTAAAAATGAGAAAAGCCAATAAAAAGCAAACTATGAGTCAGAAAGCCACAGTCTCCAAGGACATTAATATTAAAGACTTCACTGCTCTCCATCCCCTTTCAAGGACATTCTGTGTAGGAGTTCAGAGAAAACAAAGATTCTAGGTCCTTTTGAAGGCAGCGAGACACCAACTGCTGTTGTTAGCTGCGTCATTGTCCAATTGAGCATAACGTTGCTGGAACTCAGTTTGGTTAATAGATTTCCTTCTGTAGCTGAGAGTTTGATTTTCTAGCAATTAATGGTTGTTGATAAAATTTTAATAACTTTTTATTGGGCAAAATACCTCGTTTATTGTGTAATTGAAAAGCTGTTTATTGAAAGTAGTTTtaccaaaattcaaagtaaaatttattatcagagtacatacatatctCCACGTACACCCCtgtgattctttttcctgcggacATACtccgcaaatctatagaacagtaactgtaaacaggatcaatgaaagagcgaGAGCggagaagacaataaactgcaaatgaatagcaataaataacaagagcgtgaaattacaagataaagagtccttacagTGAGATCATTGACTGTGAGAACATCTGAAAAGATGAGtatagttatcctcttttattcaagatcctgatggttgaggggtagtagcttttcttgaacctggtggtgcaagtcctgaggtacTTGTGCTTTCTATctgaaggcagcagcgagaaaagagcatggcctgggtggtgaggatctttgacggatgctgctttcctacaacagcgtttcatgtagatgtgctcaatcattgggagggttttacctgtgatgtactgggatgAATCCACTGCCTTTCACAGGATTTTCTACAAAAGCATTGGTGTTCAAATTACTGCCAGTCAGTCAGTACACTTTCCACCGCACATCTGTgcaagtttgtcaaggttttgatGTTATGCCGAATCTCCGTAGTCCATTTCAATGGACTGAATTAGCCATTTCTTATAACCCTCAGGAGGTCTGGTGTGTCCCTCTGTGTGCATTCTGAAACGGGATCCCTGGACTACTACAGAGAAACACCACCTCCCTGCAGTTCAGATAGAAAGTTGCCCTCTGGATCTATGCCAGTTTGCCTGGTACTCAGTCAGCAACTGGAGAATGAGACAGGCAAGTTTTAAAGGCAATTTACAATTTGAATTGGGTGCtataaatcaaagttcaaagtaaatgtatatcaccatatacaaccttgagattcatcttatcgcaggcattcacagcaaacaccagaaacacaatagaatcaatggaaacctACTCAACAGGATGGATAAACAAGCAAGGtgctaaagacaacaaactgtggaaatacaaaaagaaaaaaataacaataaatagtaatcaagaatatgagatgaggaggagctgAAAGCGAGTCATAGTtagtgagaacagttcagtgacgggctCTCCCCTGGTTTAGgggcctgatgggagaggagtaTTAGCTGTTCCTGAAGCCGGCAGTGCACGTCCTGAAGCTGCTGTAGCACTTTcatgatggcagcattgagaagagagcatgtcctgggtgcggGGGGTCCCCGATGATGTCACTAACATGTATGCCATAAAATtcgttgttctgtggcagcagtacagtgaaatacattaaaataactaggttacagtgagaaatatattaataaattgtgcaaaatgagagcaaatgagtgaggtagtgtccatgagttcagaaatctgatggcagagggaaaagaGCTGTTtcaaaaatgttgagtgtgcatatttccataagacataggagcagaattaggctattcagcccatcgagtctgctctgccatccttcatggctgatttattatctctcaaccctattctcctgcctcctccctgtaacctttgatgccctcactaatcaagaacctatcaacctacactttaaatatacccaatgatttggcctccacagccatctgaaagcagcatccatcatcaaggaatccACCAACCAGGCCAcgccctcttcttgctgctaccattaggctggaggtacaggagccttaggtcccacaccactaggttcagggacagttgttacccctcgaccatcaggctcctgaaccagcgtgggtaacttcactcactgcaactctgatctgattccacaatttatatactcactttcaaggactcatatTCTCTGTATtattcaatcaatcaatcaattaattaattagttcactatttgtcgtcttttgcacattggttgattgtgtagagtttttcataaattggtatttctttattttgctgtaaatacctgcaagaaaatgaaatattCATACTTTcagaataaatatattttgacaAATATAGAGCTAGTGTGCTGTCTGGCCAAGTGGTCCTCCTTCCATTTTGTCATCTGCTTCTTGCCCAGAATCGGAAATTTATTGTTTGTCAGTGGTTCTGCAAAGCTTCCTAACCAGTTGAATTAGCATAGCTAGCACTATGTTGATGTAAAATGTGAAGAAACGTATATATTCAAATCCCTGTTTACTGAGTTGGTGTTCTACTGAAGTTATCATCTTCACTCTGTATGTGATAGTGGAATGTATGGGACCATGAATCAATGAAACCTGGTAGTTGGAAAGAGAGAACCCTTCAGCAGCGCTGACTTTAAAACTACTTTTCCAGGAGGCCTTTGAAAGCCCAGCTTCACACCGGCTATTTGTGACTCGTATTCTTCAGGACTTTGAAAGTGATACATTCATACCTGAGATAAACTTGAATAAGTTCAAACTGCTTCCTGAGTAAGTAATTCTGTTCCAACAGTCAATCTATGATGAAGTCCTCCCTGAAATTCCAGTATTTGAGAGATTGCTGTGCGTGATAATCTAGTTTCTGGGAATCATCATTGTCTCTTGATTTAGGATTGTATCTGCGTTCATCTTCACTGATTCCTGATTATGGTTTTAGATTTggtctatcaagtctgctctgccatttcatcatggctgatccattttcctctcagccccaatctcctgccttcttcctgcatcccttcatgccctgaccaatcaagaatctatcaaactctgccttaaatatacataaagacttggcctccacagctgcctgtggaaatgaattccacgcATGAATAATTCCAAGTTTAGGGATAAAGGTACAGTTATAGAACAATATAGCAccaacagacccttcagcctatcCATCCTTGCTGACCACGGTACtcatcccaatttcctgcattcatcTCATATCCCTTCAATCTGCACTCACCATGAACTTGACCAAGTGCTTTTCATTAAATAATACCATTGCATCTGCtccatccacttcctctggcagctcattgtagatgctcaccaccctctgtgaaaatAATGCCCTCAAATCCCTGAATTTATTACCCCCTTAGTTTTGAGCTCCCattccctggggaaaagactgttcaCCTTATCTCTGCTTCTCATATTTTCAAACACATCTGTAAGGTTATCGCTCATTCTCCCACGTTCcatggaataaagacctaacctgcccaacctctccctgcAACTCGTGCCCTCTCGTCCAGGCACCACCCTGTATTTCCCCTCTGCCTGCTTTCCAATTTAACCAAGCCtttgggtgaccaaaactacacagtGCTCCATTGTGTACCTTAACCAATGACTTTGACAAACTCAAAAGATAATCAGAATCATATTCACAGACGTGACTTGCCTACAAGGCAGTTTTAATTAAAACTTACTGCACCGATTATAGTGAGGCAGTGCAGGTGTCCCTCCGTTTGGTAGCATTCAATCCGCAAAAATCGATCCATTTCACAAAAGCATAGCCCTGGAAAATTCAGTGATAGCATCTTATCAGAGGCGCACATCGCCACGTCTGTTGATTAAGGACTTTTTTTTTCTCAGGAATCCAAATCTCGGGTCAGATAATTTTCCCTTCCCATAATCCCGAAAGTGACTGTCAGGGATTGGGGTTGTtatgggaatggggagagagatcTGATGAGGTGCAGGGATTTACTCTGGAGCTACTAGTGCAGGGGCCCAAACCAGTAAGTGGGTGGGAGATCTGTATTCTGGGAAATCAGTGAAAGGTTCTTTCCTTTAGAGGATGAATGAATAACAGTCAGATATTTTTCCACTGAACCACAGAAGGGCAGTTATGTAATCAAACACATTTAAATCTTTCTGTTAAGTGCTTCTCTGCAATAAGCGATAGAGAGCAAAATCCAGGTGCTAATTAAAATAAAGATTTAAAGAGCTTTATTTGTTACGTGTACATCAAAATACAGTCCTTCacatcaaattaaatcagtgaggattgtgccgggcagcccgcaagtgtcgccacgttTCTGGCGccaacttagcatgcccacaacttgctgaCCTCCAacccatacagtactgtgcaagtgtCTTTCCATAATATGTGGCTACAGTGCCGCAGacctgtacagtactgtacatcttcagaatgtgggaggaaaccagagcacctggagaaagcccACGTAGTCACggagaggacgtacaaactccttacacgcaGAAGCGAGAATTGGACcgcaatcttacagctggtgctataAAGAACTGTGCTGACTACTATGCTACTGGGCCACCTGTATGTTAAGAAGATTAATAGGAGCTGTGTAGAAACCTGTTCTGTGACCTTGATGTCTTGAAACAATCTCCACTACATTGTCATTTTCAGTAATGCTTCCCTAGGGTAGAAGTATATGGGATGAGCTCCCTTTGTTCTAAAATTTAAAATGGTCTGACCCCATCTTAGCTGCGTCTCATTGCCGAATGAAGCACTTGGGTCAGCAGTGTTGTGCTGTCCCTTTTAATTCTGCTATTACAATGTTCTGAAcacccttctgattcttgttaaggtgctttgtgatttttacacaGGTTCCCTGATGTACCTACAGGTATTCAAGAGGAGAACGGGATCCAGTTCAAATATGAGGTTTATGAAAGAATCACCTCTGCATAGTGGAAAGGAAATCTATGCAGACATACAGATAAATGGTTGGCATTTCAAAAATAGCTGAAGTTTTAATTTTTATGGAAATTATTAAGAATGAGTAAAATTCTATAAGCATCTTGAAGAACAGGAACATTATTTTGGAAGACAGAAAGCATCatttgatttcctccagcatttccaacTTGGGCCATCAGGATTGACCAGGACTGCAACAGAACCAGCCTCGTGGATCTTACGGCCATATCAAGGGACAACTGACCCTTCATCTCTCTGTCGAGTCTCCTCACCATCTGCAGAGAATCTCCTCAGAAGGGGAGTACAATGGGGTCACATCCATGTGTCTGGATCCCCAACAACATGAGCTTGACACCAACCGGGAAAGCGTATTCTGTTCAGGTGTCCCACCATCCTCCACTGCTCTAACTGCCGATAGGAGCACTTCCACTGCAGTCCACACATCAGCCTGAGCGGGAATGTGCCCAAGGTCTTCCATTGCCACGAGATTAGAGTCATGGTGGTTGTGACTGAACAGCTTTGTTAGAGTTCTGATGGGACTGTGATCAAGCTCCCCCATTACCACTGAGTCAGACTCACGCACTCTGGATACAACAGCTTCGTTAGAGTTCTGATGGTCCCCTGTTGCCACAAGATCAGATTCAAGCTGGCATGAGTTGAGTTCTGGACCATGTTGACAGCAGCATTTCAAGAAGGCAAGTTGCCATCCCCTTCCGGGTGAAGGGAATTACTAATAAATCCTGCTCATGCCCTTGCATCCTTGTGTCAGGAATTTAGTTTTATTCTCTTACAGCGGAAATCTGCGTCTTGTGGTTGAGGTGTGAAAATAGAGGTGATTTTCCTGACTATTTTTCCTTTCAGATGAAGTTCCTGTGGTTGGTTATACGATAACTGTCGGTTCTCtgaccagcaacacacatcaaagttgctggtgaacgcagcaggccaggcagcatctgtaggaagaggtgcagtcgacgtttcaggccgagacccttcgtcaggactaactgaaggaagagtgagtaaggtcactcttccttcagttagtcctgacgaagggtctcggcctgaaacgtcgactgcacctcttcctacagatgctgcctggcctgctgcgttcaccagcaactttgatgtgtgttgcttgaatttccagcatctgcagaattcccgttgTTTGCGTTTAGGTTCTCTGGCCAGAGCTGTTTTCAGAGACGGCTCCTCACAGCCAGCAGTGTAGAGTCAGTGAGTGTGACCAATTGCATCAGGCAAGGTCAGACAATTGAACAGCAGTTGCTCACAAATATCTAACTGTAAGTGACATTTGTAAACAGTCTCTGTTTCAGTCACCACCTTTTGGTATCATTTACGGATGAAATGGTCAAAGTTTAATTCTGTTCAACCTGCTGCTTTTCTGAGAGAGGACAATAAAATtgattcaatgtacatttattgtAAAGCAGTTTATAATTATGGAACCTTGAGATTTTTTTGCTTacagtagccacaaagcaagaaacccgaaagaatccAATTACTTAAAAATAAAAG
The genomic region above belongs to Mobula birostris isolate sMobBir1 chromosome 17, sMobBir1.hap1, whole genome shotgun sequence and contains:
- the dhfr gene encoding dihydrofolate reductase isoform X3, producing the protein MGRLINSIVAVCPNMGIGNKGNLPWHPVRLRQVMQKRDPFSKEFRHFQKMTSTPSVEGKCNVVIMGRKTWFSIPEKNRPLKNRINIVLSRELKELPDGAHYLACDLDSALDLLDSSDLQEKVDLVWIIGGSALYKEAFESPASHRLFVTRILQDFESDTFIPEINLNKFKLLPEYSRGERDPVQI
- the dhfr gene encoding dihydrofolate reductase isoform X1 — protein: MGRLINSIVAVCPNMGIGNKGNLPWHPVRLRQVMQKRDPFSKEFRHFQKMTSTPSVEGKCNVVIMGRKTWFSIPEKNRPLKNRINIVLSRELKELPDGAHYLACDLDSALDLLDSSDLQEKVDLVWIIGGSALYKEAFESPASHRLFVTRILQDFESDTFIPEINLNKFKLLPEFPDVPTGIQEENGIQFKYEVYERITSA
- the dhfr gene encoding dihydrofolate reductase isoform X2, with protein sequence MGRLINSIVAVCPNMGIGNKGNLPWHPVRLSKEFRHFQKMTSTPSVEGKCNVVIMGRKTWFSIPEKNRPLKNRINIVLSRELKELPDGAHYLACDLDSALDLLDSSDLQEKVDLVWIIGGSALYKEAFESPASHRLFVTRILQDFESDTFIPEINLNKFKLLPEFPDVPTGIQEENGIQFKYEVYERITSA